A window from Micromonospora profundi encodes these proteins:
- a CDS encoding cytochrome P450: protein MTDTWPVIAPAAATPACGPPSFAPARGWWVTRHVDVRAALTDPAFQVPAVDTGPVGTLAWLRSEVSRFSPPQRHAGRRAIGVDALAALDSDDLRHEAGRLTTGVLDAAGDRLDVMRDLARAVPLRVLARRLDYADPVAAASAVEFVAAAYHPGVDPALVERADRAVAGLLTLAPAGPPEVRANLIGLLVQACDATAGLIGAATHHLLAPAAPNPPGALETADMLSEVLRLDPPVPATRRVTVTGVRLGGQHLPPGSPVQLRFDAANRDPREFTDPEAFRPGRPGARMVTFGAGERGCPGDRHALALAAGVFDVLRERCRRTDAVLRHEPHLTLRVPTTLEVTVR, encoded by the coding sequence GTGACCGACACCTGGCCCGTCATCGCGCCCGCCGCCGCAACGCCGGCATGTGGCCCACCCTCGTTCGCGCCTGCCCGTGGCTGGTGGGTGACCCGCCACGTCGACGTCCGGGCGGCGCTCACCGACCCGGCCTTCCAGGTGCCGGCCGTCGACACCGGTCCGGTCGGCACGCTCGCCTGGCTGCGCTCCGAGGTCAGCCGGTTCAGCCCGCCGCAGCGCCACGCGGGGCGGCGGGCGATCGGTGTGGACGCGTTGGCCGCCCTCGATTCGGACGACCTGCGACACGAGGCGGGCCGCCTCACCACCGGTGTTCTGGACGCCGCCGGTGACCGCCTCGACGTGATGCGTGACCTGGCCCGGGCGGTGCCGCTGCGGGTGCTGGCACGGCGGCTCGACTACGCCGATCCGGTCGCCGCCGCGTCGGCGGTCGAGTTCGTGGCTGCCGCATACCACCCGGGGGTCGACCCGGCGCTTGTCGAGCGGGCCGACCGGGCGGTGGCGGGATTGCTGACTCTGGCGCCGGCCGGCCCGCCGGAGGTGCGCGCGAACCTGATCGGCTTGCTCGTCCAGGCGTGCGACGCGACCGCCGGTCTGATCGGCGCCGCCACCCACCATCTGCTGGCACCGGCCGCGCCGAACCCGCCCGGGGCTCTGGAGACCGCCGACATGCTGTCCGAGGTGCTCCGGCTCGACCCGCCGGTGCCGGCCACCCGTCGGGTGACTGTCACCGGTGTACGCCTGGGCGGTCAGCATCTTCCGCCGGGCAGCCCGGTGCAGCTGCGCTTCGACGCGGCCAACCGCGACCCACGGGAGTTCACCGACCCGGAGGCCTTCCGGCCGGGCCGACCCGGAGCGCGGATGGTGACCTTCGGCGCGGGGGAGCGCGGCTGCCCGGGTGACCGGCACGCCCTCGCCCTCGCCGCCGGGGTGTTCGACGTGCTGCGGGAGCGGTGCCGGCGTACCGATGCCGTGCTGCGGCACGAGCCACACCTCACCCTGCGCGTGCCGACGACCTTGGAGGTGACCGTCCGATGA
- a CDS encoding ArsR/SmtB family transcription factor, producing MSGVTEGRPMAELAALLADGTRADICVALLDGRAWTAGELARRAGVAPSTASDHLTRLVRGGLLVEERQGRHRYLRLAGPSVAQLIEALAGHTPAAPRPATSLRAATTATAMAYARTCYDHLAGRLGVLMYDALLAGGRLDRASGLTLTPDGWAWAAGLGVPVDVLRAARRPVVRDCLDWTERRPHLAGGLGAALCRRFAELGWTTPGVGRAVRLTSVGRTALAETLDVSEEALAPAGPPPQGSGRA from the coding sequence ATGAGTGGTGTCACCGAGGGACGGCCGATGGCCGAGCTGGCCGCGCTGCTTGCCGACGGCACCCGCGCCGACATCTGCGTCGCGCTGCTCGACGGCCGCGCCTGGACCGCCGGCGAGTTGGCCCGCCGGGCCGGCGTCGCCCCGTCGACGGCGAGCGACCACCTCACCCGACTCGTCAGGGGTGGACTGCTTGTCGAAGAGCGGCAGGGCAGACACCGGTACCTGCGCCTCGCCGGCCCGTCGGTGGCCCAGCTGATCGAGGCACTGGCCGGCCACACGCCCGCCGCACCCCGTCCGGCCACGTCGCTGCGCGCTGCCACCACCGCAACCGCAATGGCGTACGCCCGGACCTGCTACGACCACCTGGCCGGGCGGCTGGGCGTGCTGATGTACGACGCGCTACTGGCCGGCGGGCGACTGGACCGGGCCAGCGGCCTGACGCTGACGCCCGATGGGTGGGCCTGGGCCGCCGGGCTGGGCGTACCCGTGGATGTGCTGCGCGCCGCGCGGCGTCCCGTGGTCCGCGACTGCCTGGACTGGACCGAGCGCCGCCCCCACCTGGCCGGTGGCCTCGGCGCGGCACTCTGCCGCCGCTTCGCCGAGCTGGGCTGGACCACCCCGGGTGTCGGCCGCGCGGTCCGGTTGACGTCTGTCGGCCGCACCGCCCTGGCCGAAACCCTCGACGTCAGCGAAGAGGCCCTCGCCCCTGCCGGCCCTCCACCGCAGGGCAGCGGCCGGGCCTGA